The window GTTACTCCTTCGCGTTCGTCAACGCGTTCGAAGTCGTCTCTGTTCCGGACACCCTTATACCCGACCAAGCCACAACTCTAAACCCTTCGTCTCCTGTCCCTCTCTCCCACCTCGCGTTCGAAACAGTCTACAGGCTAAACATGGGAGGACCGTTACTGACTCCAGAGAACGACACGTTGGGGAGACGATGGGAGAACGACGCAGAGTATCTCCACGTGAACAGCTCTGTTCTCGTAGTAACAGCAAACCCATCTTCGATAAAATACTCTGTCTCGGTGACTCAAGAAACAGCTCCCAACATGGTTTACGCTACTGCTGATATGATGGGAGAAGATGCCAACGTGGCGGCTCCGAGTTTTAACTTGACTTGGGTTCTCCCTGTGGATCCGAGTTTCAGTTACTTTGTTCGTGTTCACTTCTGCGATATCGTGAGTCAAGCGATGATGAACACGCTAGTGTTCAATCTTTACGTGAATGATGATCTCGCTCACAAGAGTCTTGACCTGTCTTCGTTGACTAACGGTCTCAGAGTTCCGTACTTTGACGATTACGTCGCCCACGCGTCTGGTGAGTCTTTGACCGTTAGCGTTGGGCCTGACTCTCTAGCTGATATCACCAACGCGACTATGAGTGGGTTAGAGGTTTTGAAGATTAGTAACGGCGCTAAGAGCTTAAGCGGAGTTTCTCCGGTTAAGTCTCTTCTCTTCCCTGGAGGAGGTTTCAACAAGAAAGTTGTTTTCTTCGGCTCCGCGGTTGTTGCGGTTACATCGGTTTTGTTGATCGCGGTTTGCTGCTATTGCTGTTTAGCTGCTTCAAGGAAGAAAAGTCCTCAAAAAGGCGGTAACGGTAACGGTAACGGACATCCGTGGCTGCCGTTGCCGTTATACGGACTCTCTCAGACTTCTCACAAGAGCAACACGGCGAGCTGCATTTCGTTGGCTTCCACGCATCTCGGCCGCTGCTTTATGTTCCAAGAAATAATGGAGGCTACCAACAAGTTTGACGAGTGCTCGCTGCTCGGTGTTGGAGGATTCGGCCGGGTTTATAAAGGGACGTTAGAAGACGGGACGAAAGTCGCTGTCAAGAGAGGTAACCCGAGTTCGGAACAAGGCATGGCTGAGTTCAGAACTGAGATCGAAATGCTGTCTAAACTCAGACACAGACACCTTGTTTCCCTGATCGGGTACTGTGACGAGAGATCGGAGATGATTCTTGTATACGAATACATGGCGAACGGACCGCTGAGGAGCCATCTCTACGGAGGTGAGCTTCCTCCGCTGTCGTGGAAACAAAGACTTGAGGTTTGCATCGGTGCAGCGAGGGGGTTGCATTACCTGCACACCGGGGCGTCGCTTGGCATCATACACCGCGATGTGAAGACTACTAACATCTTACTGGACGAGAATTTAGTTGCGAAGGTCGCGGATTTTGGTTTATCCAAAACCGGACCTTCGCTCGACCAAACTCATGTGAGTACTGCGGTTAAAGGAAGCTTCGGGTATCTCGACCCGGAGTACTTCAGGAGACAGCAGTTAACCGAGAAGTCTGACGTGTACTCGTTCGGAGTTGTTCTGATGGAAGTGCTCTGTTGTAGACCGGCTTTAAACCCGGTTTTGCCGAGGGAGCAAGTGAACATAGCGGAATGGGCCATGGCGTGGCAGAAGAAGGGTCTTCTTGATCAGATCATGGACGGTAACTTAACCGGGAAAGTGAACACTGCGTCGCTTAAGAAGTTCGGTGAGACGGCTGAGAAGTGTTTAGAGGAGTATGGAGTGGATAGGCCTTCGATGGGAGATGTGTTGTGGAACTTGGAGTACGCGTTGCAGCTGGAAGAAACGTCTTCGGCTTTAATGGAGGCTGATGATAATAGTACAAACCATATTCATGGGATTCCTATGGCGCCAATGGAGTCGTTTGATAATAGTGTGAGTATAGACATAGTTGATAGAGGAGGAGTAAACTTGGGGACAGGGACTGATGATGATGCGACTACGAGTGCTGTGTTTTCGCAGCTTGTTCATCCTCGTGGAAGGTAGAAGAAGACAAAAGCATTTGGTTAGACATTGTTTGTTTCGTAATTTACAGAAAATAACAGATATCTATAAGACTTCCAAAAATTTTCGTTCTGATATTTGTTTCGAATTTTGCAGAATTGGTTATGAAATATAGTGAGTTCTGATGTTTTAAAGCAAACAAAAATCagaatgtgattatttatatttaactgTTTTgtatttcattattattttcctCTAAATAAAAAGTATAGCTTTTTAAACATTCAGAATCTCAATTCGCTTCAGTTTTTATACTACTAGCACGCGTATAAATGTTTATGAATCTCAAGTTTCAAATCTTCTTTAATTGCATTACATAAGTGTGACGACGCCATTTCAGAGAATTTTGGATACTCACAACTGCAAGTCACAAGTAGACATATGTGTGTTTCTAAATTCTAAGTTAATTGTAACTAAACACAATATCCAAAcggaatctgaaaaaaaaaactcaaatccaATCCAAACCATTTTAAAAGTAATCTCGAAATTAGATTTAAGGACCACATATTTTGGGTATCAGGTATAAACCGAACTGAAATATGAACTAGTACCCGAAATTATCTTAAGTTAGTAAAACATATTTACCCATTTTACATATATAACTTAAGGTATTTAgatatctatctatactattatttatgaaatgattttattaattagttatatttttcatgattttaggtaattttgtttatttgtcatgtttttaataattttagttagtatataattttgcttatttgtcgtatttttagttaattcattattttaaataatatctgtaatataatttaaatgtaattttttattatttagttacataagtttaatatttatttgttagtacaactttaaataaatatttcaaaagcatgaaaataatttattctaaTGGGTTTGATATATATCTATTTACGTAcatttgtaaaataattaaactcATAACTTATAGGTAGAACACCTGGTTTAaggatattttgaaaatttgctTTAAACTGATTTAATGCTTCCAGCTTTAGATAGTTTGGctagtttttttatttgtttcaaaattttagaatAATTTAAGGTATTTAGATATAACCCAATCCGAACTGAATACGAGAAAAATCTGACCTAATCCGATCTAAAATTCAGGAAAATATGAATGTGATTTTTGAGGATAGTCTAATAAACGGATGCAAATTCGAACCTGAGCGCCCAAGTCTCCTCACAAGCACAACATGTTTAGGAAGaacaatcttttaaaaaattgcaAAAATAATGCGGTGAGCGTGGATCGAACACGCGACCTTCAGATCTTCAGTCTGACGCTCTCCCAACTGAGCTATCCCCGCTTTTGTTAACTTTTCATTTGCTAACTAACATATTTGTTTATTGATAGTTTCTTTCTCTGCTCTTCATGAACTTGTTGTTTTGGGACTGGTGGATTACGCagtgtttataaatattacatatcaTTAACAATGATTAGCTTAATACAAACTGGAATACATGGTGGATAATACATTGCATAAGTGGTACATAGTAAGGTTTATCCAACACTTATTTATACTTAAAAACCTCCAGCAGAAGCTAGTGCTCTCTGGTATTATTCTTCTGTGATTCTTTACTTCCTGCAGATGATTCCATTACCAGAAGACGCTCCACGGGTACAATCCAAAGTAGCATATTCAATCTCTGACTTAACAGAATCAATCTCTGCTTGTTGTGATCCAGAGAAGATGCAAGTTTTACAGTCATTGGAGAGGAGAGATGAGGTCTTGAAGCTGTCTTCACCACCAACCACTGGCATTGCGACTCCAGGCTTAGCCGGATTCTGGAAGTCCGGTTTGTAGGTTCGTCCTAAGATTCCATCGACCTTTGGTGAAAGGTTGAAGAATTTGAACTGAACCTCAAGATGAGCAAAACAATCATCTGATGGTACTTTGTAGCTGTGGATCCTGTCGTCTTCTTTTGTCACTGGAACAACATTGACCATGATCTCGGCCTTGTCTTTGATTGTCACGATCACGCTGTTTTTCATAGTCACTCTCTCGATCTTGATGTCCTTGTTCGGTGAGTaccttttttaaaaagaaaacatttaggTTTCACACTTTCAAGAATCTTGAATACATGTTTGGAACTGAGGCTAACCAGGTGGCGAGAGTTTCTTCGGGGACAGatagatcttggccatcgaaaGTGAACTTGAGATGGTCTACTTCGCTGTCCCAGGTGGCGGATTTGGCGGCATCGAGAGAGAACTTGTGGGAGTTGAAGAGGAATCCGAGAGCTTGGATCCATGTGAAGTCTCTGGCACGACCAGCGGGTCTGTGGCCAATGAACCTACCATTGATCTGAAGGTCAGAGTCAGAGACGAGGCTGAACTCTTCATTGCTCTTTCCATGAAAGTAAAACACAATGCCGTCTCCTCCAATGAACCTCGGGTCATAACAAGCTGATCCAGGTTTGTTACAGTTTGGTTTCCTCACTATACAATGACATATGATTcattatatttgaaaacaaTCCAATAGAGGGTGTACGAAACATATGCGAGTAAACTTGTGTGACaaggaataaaaaaaaaacttactccGGCATTGGGCGCTGCAAGTGGGTCTATCGCAATCGGCGTAGCAAACTTTGTTCTTTGAATTCATAACGGTTGTGCTTGGACATTCTTCTGGACATTGAATGGTCTTGTAATAGCACCGAGATTTAGGGTTGGTACAGTAAACTCCAGCTGCCTTGGCTTGCAAGAAACAAGTTGCAGCCACAAGAGAAATCACAAGCAAAAGGGTTTTCGAGATCTCCATCTTTGTATccttatttaaaattaaagga of the Brassica rapa cultivar Chiifu-401-42 chromosome A03, CAAS_Brap_v3.01, whole genome shotgun sequence genome contains:
- the LOC103857224 gene encoding receptor-like protein kinase THESEUS 1, whose translation is MVFITRPLVLLVLFLSCSALYTPPDNYLISCGSSQNITFQGRTFVPESLLLKTGNSSVAASTNSNSNSSNISIYQTACVFFGLASYRFKITSPGRHWIRLHFSPIKNTTWNLTSASITVLTDDFVLLNNFSLNNQILKEYTVNVTTDSLTLTFIPSNSYSFAFVNAFEVVSVPDTLIPDQATTLNPSSPVPLSHLAFETVYRLNMGGPLLTPENDTLGRRWENDAEYLHVNSSVLVVTANPSSIKYSVSVTQETAPNMVYATADMMGEDANVAAPSFNLTWVLPVDPSFSYFVRVHFCDIVSQAMMNTLVFNLYVNDDLAHKSLDLSSLTNGLRVPYFDDYVAHASGESLTVSVGPDSLADITNATMSGLEVLKISNGAKSLSGVSPVKSLLFPGGGFNKKVVFFGSAVVAVTSVLLIAVCCYCCLAASRKKSPQKGGNGNGNGHPWLPLPLYGLSQTSHKSNTASCISLASTHLGRCFMFQEIMEATNKFDECSLLGVGGFGRVYKGTLEDGTKVAVKRGNPSSEQGMAEFRTEIEMLSKLRHRHLVSLIGYCDERSEMILVYEYMANGPLRSHLYGGELPPLSWKQRLEVCIGAARGLHYLHTGASLGIIHRDVKTTNILLDENLVAKVADFGLSKTGPSLDQTHVSTAVKGSFGYLDPEYFRRQQLTEKSDVYSFGVVLMEVLCCRPALNPVLPREQVNIAEWAMAWQKKGLLDQIMDGNLTGKVNTASLKKFGETAEKCLEEYGVDRPSMGDVLWNLEYALQLEETSSALMEADDNSTNHIHGIPMAPMESFDNSVSIDIVDRGGVNLGTGTDDDATTSAVFSQLVHPRGR
- the LOC103857042 gene encoding uncharacterized protein LOC103857042; protein product: MEISKTLLLVISLVAATCFLQAKAAGVYCTNPKSRCYYKTIQCPEECPSTTVMNSKNKVCYADCDRPTCSAQCRSKKPNCNKPGSACYDPRFIGGDGIVFYFHGKSNEEFSLVSDSDLQINGRFIGHRPAGRARDFTWIQALGFLFNSHKFSLDAAKSATWDSEVDHLKFTFDGQDLSVPEETLATWYSPNKDIKIERVTMKNSVIVTIKDKAEIMVNVVPVTKEDDRIHSYKVPSDDCFAHLEVQFKFFNLSPKVDGILGRTYKPDFQNPAKPGVAMPVVGGEDSFKTSSLLSNDCKTCIFSGSQQAEIDSVKSEIEYATLDCTRGASSGNGIICRK